The following are encoded in a window of Halorarum salinum genomic DNA:
- the gatE gene encoding Glu-tRNA(Gln) amidotransferase subunit GatE — protein sequence MTDRDYDDLGLVAGLEIHQQLDTATKLFCGSPTTLREPEESDRTVTRFLHPTKSELGEIDEAALEESRVEREFEYLAYDTTCLVEEDDEPPAEIDAEALSVAMQIANLLDATVVDQAHVMRKIVIDGSNTSGFQRSTLLGQEGEIETPDGAVGIEDLMLEEESAKRVAETEEGVRYSLDRLGIPLVEIGTKPDVSTPKQARDAAERIGMLLRSTGAVKRGLGTIRQDVNVSIADGARVEIKGVQALDQIDEIVALEVDRQAELVGIAAELDERDASVAEPTDVTEVFEGTDSGVIAGALDDGGAVHAVRLAGFDGVVGRELQPDRRLGTELSDHAKRHGAGGVFHTDELPAYGVTESEVAALREAVGAGAEDAVALVADDPETAELAIDAVAERAAVAIEGVPEETRGANDDGTTRYMRPLPGAARLYPETDVPPVELDPADVETPELLTEKADRYAAEYGLDPGLAEQVAYGRRMPLFEEAVEAGVDPTFAATTLESVVTELRRDDVPVEDLTDGAFLSTFELVEDGDLAKEGVNEVLATLARNPGLTAEEAVEEAGLSGVDEDEVREAVAEVVERNAEQVETEGMGAFSGLMGEAMGALRGRADGEVVSDALREEIRKRA from the coding sequence ATGACCGACCGCGACTACGACGACCTGGGCCTCGTCGCCGGGCTGGAGATCCACCAGCAGCTCGACACGGCGACGAAGCTGTTCTGCGGGTCGCCGACGACGCTGCGGGAGCCCGAGGAGTCCGACCGGACCGTCACCCGGTTCCTGCACCCGACGAAGTCCGAACTCGGCGAGATCGACGAGGCGGCCCTCGAGGAGTCACGGGTCGAGCGGGAGTTCGAGTACCTCGCGTACGACACGACCTGCCTCGTCGAGGAGGACGACGAACCGCCCGCCGAGATCGACGCCGAGGCGCTCTCGGTCGCGATGCAGATCGCGAACCTGCTCGACGCGACCGTCGTCGACCAGGCGCACGTCATGCGGAAGATCGTCATCGACGGCTCGAACACCTCCGGCTTCCAGCGCTCGACGCTGCTCGGCCAGGAGGGGGAGATCGAGACCCCGGACGGCGCCGTCGGCATCGAGGACCTGATGCTGGAGGAGGAGTCCGCGAAACGGGTCGCGGAGACGGAAGAGGGGGTCCGCTACTCGCTCGACCGGCTGGGCATCCCGCTCGTCGAGATCGGAACGAAGCCGGACGTCTCGACCCCGAAGCAGGCCCGGGACGCGGCCGAGCGCATCGGGATGCTTCTCCGCTCGACGGGCGCCGTGAAGCGCGGGCTCGGCACCATCCGGCAGGACGTGAACGTCTCCATCGCCGACGGCGCCCGCGTGGAGATCAAGGGCGTCCAGGCGCTCGACCAGATCGACGAGATCGTCGCCCTCGAGGTCGACCGACAGGCCGAACTCGTCGGGATCGCCGCGGAGCTCGACGAGCGCGACGCGAGCGTGGCCGAGCCGACGGACGTGACCGAGGTCTTCGAGGGCACCGACTCTGGCGTCATCGCCGGCGCGTTGGACGACGGCGGCGCGGTCCACGCGGTCCGGCTCGCGGGCTTCGACGGCGTCGTCGGCCGGGAACTCCAGCCCGACCGCCGGCTCGGGACCGAGCTCTCGGACCACGCGAAGCGACACGGCGCGGGCGGGGTGTTCCACACCGACGAACTGCCGGCCTACGGGGTCACGGAGTCGGAGGTCGCGGCGCTCCGCGAGGCCGTCGGTGCGGGGGCCGAGGACGCGGTCGCGCTGGTGGCCGACGACCCGGAGACGGCCGAACTGGCGATCGACGCCGTGGCCGAGCGCGCGGCCGTCGCGATCGAGGGCGTCCCCGAGGAGACCCGCGGCGCGAACGACGACGGGACGACCCGCTACATGCGCCCGCTGCCGGGCGCCGCGCGGCTCTACCCCGAGACGGACGTCCCGCCGGTCGAGCTCGACCCGGCCGACGTGGAGACGCCGGAACTGCTCACCGAGAAGGCCGATCGGTACGCCGCGGAGTACGGCCTCGATCCGGGGCTCGCGGAACAGGTCGCGTACGGCCGCCGGATGCCCCTGTTCGAGGAGGCGGTCGAGGCCGGGGTCGACCCGACGTTCGCCGCCACGACGCTGGAGTCCGTCGTCACGGAACTCCGTCGGGACGACGTCCCCGTCGAGGACCTGACCGACGGGGCGTTTCTCTCGACGTTCGAGCTCGTCGAGGACGGCGACCTCGCGAAGGAGGGCGTGAACGAGGTGCTCGCGACGCTCGCCCGGAACCCCGGCCTGACCGCCGAGGAGGCCGTCGAGGAGGCCGGACTCTCGGGCGTCGACGAGGACGAGGTGCGCGAGGCCGTCGCCGAGGTCGTCGAGCGCAACGCCGAGCAGGTCGAGACGGAGGGGATGGGCGCCTTCTCCGGCCTGATGGGCGAGGCGATGGGGGCGCTCCGCGGGAGGGCCGACGGCGAGGTCGTGAGCGACGCCCTCCGCGAGGAGATCCGGAAGCGAGCGTGA
- a CDS encoding uracil-DNA glycosylase: MPVQEEFANPFGMDEECRNCPELAACRERVVHGYGDAGAEVLVIGESPTAGAERNGVPFTGDEAGERLQRVLGDLGLSNSPPDADEPELRNAYLTYLARCRHPDRPATDVEVANCEPFRNAELRMINPELIVPVGQRALEELAVEYTTRAPESFDADAEHATTVRGRGFELLPMKDLEDLTDADADAFVDHVLENVFSRDYRQTKGRRSR; this comes from the coding sequence ATGCCCGTCCAGGAGGAGTTCGCGAACCCGTTCGGCATGGACGAGGAGTGCCGGAACTGCCCGGAACTCGCCGCGTGTCGCGAGCGCGTGGTCCACGGCTACGGCGACGCCGGCGCGGAGGTGCTCGTCATCGGCGAGTCGCCGACGGCCGGGGCCGAGCGGAACGGCGTGCCGTTCACGGGCGACGAGGCCGGCGAACGGCTGCAGCGGGTTCTCGGCGACCTGGGGCTCTCGAACTCGCCCCCAGACGCTGACGAACCCGAACTGCGGAACGCGTACCTCACCTATCTCGCGCGGTGCCGGCACCCCGATCGCCCCGCGACCGACGTGGAGGTCGCCAACTGCGAGCCGTTCCGGAACGCCGAACTGCGGATGATCAACCCCGAACTCATCGTCCCGGTCGGCCAGCGCGCGCTGGAGGAACTGGCCGTCGAGTACACCACGCGCGCGCCGGAGAGCTTCGACGCCGACGCGGAACATGCGACGACGGTCCGCGGCCGGGGGTTCGAACTGCTCCCGATGAAGGACCTCGAGGACCTGACGGACGCGGACGCGGACGCGTTCGTCGACCACGTGCTGGAGAACGTCTTCTCGCGCGACTACCGGCAGACGAAGGGACGGCGGAGCCGGTAG
- a CDS encoding TIGR04282 family arsenosugar biosynthesis glycosyltransferase — MTVVVVLADPPRPGLALPDLAGTSPLSAEDAADLYRALLSDTVRAVERSGADLLVNYRPDDLLPDEFVTDTSSEAELRSLAAGALEDVTEARFEPQVGSTVSARVGNAVTHLLREEGATSVAAVRGTAPLLTRPVVDSSAMKLRTNETVLGPSTRGRTYFAGYTAPVDFADSFGDAELETLTNRARDAGHDVEFLPMQVAVETEADLRDLLPVLWSRIAAERIVPDHTASFVHERGLRVRDGEVVLDG; from the coding sequence ATGACCGTCGTCGTCGTCCTCGCCGACCCGCCCCGTCCCGGACTCGCGCTCCCCGACCTCGCGGGGACCTCCCCGCTCTCGGCCGAGGACGCCGCGGACCTGTACCGTGCGCTGCTCTCGGACACCGTTCGGGCCGTCGAGCGCTCGGGGGCCGACCTGCTCGTGAACTACCGCCCGGACGATCTGTTGCCCGACGAGTTCGTGACCGACACGTCGAGCGAGGCCGAGTTGCGCTCGCTCGCCGCCGGGGCGCTGGAGGACGTGACCGAGGCGCGCTTCGAGCCACAGGTCGGTTCGACCGTCTCCGCGCGGGTCGGCAACGCCGTGACCCACCTGCTCCGCGAGGAGGGGGCCACGTCGGTCGCCGCCGTCCGCGGGACTGCGCCGCTTCTCACCCGACCGGTCGTCGACTCGTCGGCGATGAAGCTCCGGACGAACGAGACGGTGCTCGGGCCGTCGACCCGCGGCCGGACGTACTTCGCCGGCTACACCGCGCCCGTGGACTTCGCGGACTCGTTCGGCGATGCGGAACTCGAGACGCTGACGAACAGGGCCAGGGACGCCGGCCACGACGTGGAGTTCCTCCCGATGCAGGTCGCGGTCGAGACGGAGGCGGACCTCCGGGACCTCCTCCCCGTGCTCTGGTCGCGCATCGCCGCCGAGCGGATCGTCCCGGACCACACCGCCTCGTTCGTCCACGAGCGCGGGCTCAGGGTGCGCGACGGCGAGGTCGTCCTCGACGGGTAG
- the rqcH gene encoding ribosome rescue protein RqcH, which produces MDPKREMTSVDLAALVGELGRYEGAKVDKVYLYGDDLVRFKLRDFDRGRVELLVETGDVKRCHVADPARVPDAPGRPPEFAKTLRARIGGGEFAGVEQYEFDRILTFEFDRPDEDTVVVAELFGQGNVAVLDETREVLRSLETVRLKSRTIAPGSRYEYPESRMHPLNVDYEPFAARMRESDTDVVRTLATQLNLGGLYAEEFCTRAGVEKTTDVEGVTDGQLRAVHDAIVRFRDRLRSGDLDPRVYLEDGEVVDVTPLPLEEHEGLESEAYDDFNAALDAYFHRLDLTEDEAVDDSPDFEAEIEKKKRIIQQQEGAIEDFDEQADAERARAELVYAHYDLVDDVLSTVQAAREEGRAWEDIEETFAEGAERGIAEAEAVEDVNGAEGTVRLSLGDTSVTLDALTGPEKNADRLYQEAKRIEGKKEGAQEAIENTREELAAVRERKAEWERSDWDAGEPDSDGEDGATEGNEEREVDWLSRPSIPVRQGDHWYERFRWFHTSDGFLVIGGRNADQNEELVKKYMDADDLFLHAQAHGGPVTIVKATDPSEAARDVTIPERSREEAAQFAVSYSSVWKDGRGAGDAYLVAPDQVSKTPESGEYVEKGGFVIRGDREYYRDVPAEVAVGVQVEPETRVVGGPPSAIEGQAETVIGLEPGKFAQNDAAVKCYREFKRRFADEAFVRKVASADRIQEFLPPGGSDLLGV; this is translated from the coding sequence ATGGACCCGAAACGCGAGATGACGTCGGTCGACCTGGCCGCGCTCGTCGGGGAACTCGGGCGCTACGAGGGCGCGAAGGTCGACAAGGTCTACCTCTACGGCGACGACCTCGTGCGGTTCAAGCTCCGGGACTTCGACCGCGGCCGGGTCGAACTCCTGGTCGAGACCGGCGACGTGAAGCGGTGTCACGTCGCGGACCCGGCCCGCGTCCCCGACGCGCCCGGGCGCCCCCCCGAGTTCGCGAAGACGCTCCGCGCGCGCATCGGCGGCGGCGAGTTCGCCGGCGTCGAGCAGTACGAGTTCGACCGCATCCTCACCTTCGAGTTCGACCGACCGGACGAGGACACCGTCGTCGTCGCGGAGCTGTTCGGTCAGGGGAACGTCGCCGTGCTCGACGAGACCCGCGAGGTGCTGCGCAGCCTCGAGACCGTCCGGCTGAAGTCGCGCACCATCGCGCCCGGCAGCCGGTACGAGTACCCCGAGTCGCGGATGCACCCGCTGAACGTCGACTACGAACCGTTCGCGGCGCGGATGCGCGAGTCCGACACCGACGTCGTGCGGACGCTCGCGACCCAGCTCAACCTCGGCGGCCTCTACGCCGAGGAGTTCTGCACCCGCGCGGGCGTCGAGAAGACGACCGACGTCGAGGGAGTGACCGACGGCCAGCTCCGGGCCGTCCACGACGCAATCGTCAGGTTCCGGGACCGACTACGCTCGGGTGATCTCGACCCGCGGGTCTACCTCGAGGACGGCGAGGTGGTCGACGTGACGCCGCTCCCGCTGGAGGAGCACGAGGGGCTCGAGAGCGAGGCGTACGACGACTTCAACGCCGCTCTTGACGCCTACTTCCACCGGCTGGACCTCACGGAGGACGAGGCGGTCGACGACTCGCCGGACTTCGAGGCCGAGATCGAGAAGAAGAAACGCATCATCCAGCAGCAGGAGGGCGCGATCGAGGACTTCGACGAGCAGGCCGACGCCGAGCGCGCCCGCGCGGAGCTCGTCTACGCCCACTACGACCTGGTGGACGACGTGCTCTCGACGGTCCAGGCGGCCCGCGAGGAGGGTCGCGCGTGGGAGGACATCGAGGAGACGTTCGCCGAAGGGGCCGAGCGCGGCATCGCCGAGGCCGAGGCCGTCGAGGACGTGAACGGCGCCGAGGGGACCGTTCGGCTCTCCCTCGGCGACACCTCGGTGACGCTGGACGCGCTAACCGGACCGGAGAAGAACGCCGACCGGTTGTACCAGGAAGCGAAGCGAATCGAGGGGAAGAAGGAGGGCGCACAGGAGGCGATCGAGAACACCCGGGAGGAACTGGCGGCCGTCCGGGAGCGCAAGGCGGAGTGGGAGCGAAGCGACTGGGACGCGGGGGAACCAGACTCCGACGGCGAGGACGGGGCGACCGAGGGGAACGAGGAACGCGAGGTCGACTGGCTCTCCCGTCCCTCCATCCCCGTCCGCCAGGGGGACCACTGGTACGAGCGCTTCCGGTGGTTCCACACGAGCGACGGCTTCCTCGTCATCGGCGGGCGCAACGCGGACCAGAACGAGGAACTGGTGAAGAAGTACATGGACGCCGACGACCTGTTCCTGCACGCGCAGGCCCACGGCGGTCCGGTGACGATCGTCAAGGCCACGGACCCCTCCGAGGCGGCGCGCGACGTGACCATCCCAGAGCGGTCCCGGGAGGAGGCCGCCCAGTTCGCCGTCTCCTACTCCTCCGTGTGGAAGGACGGCCGCGGCGCCGGCGACGCCTACCTCGTGGCGCCCGACCAGGTGTCGAAGACCCCCGAGTCGGGCGAGTACGTCGAGAAGGGCGGGTTCGTGATCCGGGGCGACCGGGAGTACTACCGGGACGTCCCCGCCGAGGTCGCCGTCGGCGTCCAGGTCGAACCCGAGACCCGGGTCGTCGGCGGTCCCCCCTCGGCCATCGAAGGGCAGGCCGAGACGGTCATCGGGCTCGAACCGGGCAAGTTCGCGCAGAACGACGCGGCGGTGAAGTGCTACCGCGAGTTCAAGCGCCGGTTCGCGGACGAGGCGTTCGTCCGCAAGGTGGCCTCGGCGGACCGCATCCAGGAGTTCCTCCCGCCGGGCGGCAGCGACCTGCTCGGGGTGTAG
- a CDS encoding DUF4013 domain-containing protein, with the protein MLREALRFPLRGDRGDVLETLAIGGGLHLLAAYLPLVPLVPVVGYLVGVLRDGSDGDPPLFRDPRRLLRDGVLGSVVCVAYLLPPLALLLVTVGRAAIEGVPADVPSGVFVVASTLSLLSAAAVAYLLPAALVGLSREGLRAAFAPRELLSTAANGRYFYAWVVGGATLGTAAALSPGLNRVALGFFVLFYAEVVAAAAWAAAVGGNRFTSAP; encoded by the coding sequence ATGCTGCGGGAGGCGCTCCGGTTCCCCCTCCGGGGCGACCGGGGTGACGTCCTCGAGACGCTCGCGATCGGCGGGGGCCTCCACCTCCTCGCGGCGTATCTCCCTCTCGTCCCGCTGGTCCCCGTAGTCGGCTACCTCGTCGGCGTCCTTCGGGACGGTTCCGACGGCGACCCGCCGCTGTTCCGGGACCCACGGCGACTCCTCCGGGACGGCGTGCTCGGCTCCGTCGTCTGTGTCGCGTACCTGCTGCCGCCGCTGGCGTTGCTGCTCGTCACCGTCGGCCGGGCCGCGATCGAGGGGGTGCCGGCCGACGTCCCCTCCGGGGTGTTCGTCGTCGCGTCGACGCTCTCGCTGCTCTCGGCCGCGGCGGTCGCGTACCTGCTCCCGGCCGCGCTCGTCGGCCTCTCCCGGGAGGGACTGCGGGCGGCGTTCGCCCCGCGAGAACTGCTCTCCACGGCCGCGAACGGCCGGTACTTCTACGCGTGGGTCGTCGGCGGCGCGACCCTCGGGACGGCGGCCGCGCTCTCGCCGGGGCTGAACCGCGTGGCCCTGGGCTTTTTCGTCCTCTTCTACGCGGAGGTCGTCGCGGCCGCCGCGTGGGCCGCCGCCGTCGGGGGAAACCGTTTTACATCGGCTCCGTGA
- a CDS encoding DUF4013 domain-containing protein, giving the protein MLGDALRYPIESDDRVATLVIGGLLLVLGVLVLPAFVVQGYLVRVLDSSARGESEAPSFTDWGGLFVDGLKLTVVGLVVGIVIAVPFVLVTALLTGGLVAVGDSGGNVAALGVVVALVYVLLSVLALVVAYFLPAMFTNFAVEGRLGAAFDLSTVTSVALTTDYLVAVLLAVVLGSVVNAVAAPFAVLLVGIPLLFYGQVVTYYLFGRAYAEGRRAAGLPGIRGGAAASSRSDRV; this is encoded by the coding sequence ATGCTCGGAGACGCCCTGCGCTACCCCATCGAGAGCGACGACCGCGTCGCGACGCTCGTCATCGGCGGACTGCTCCTCGTCCTCGGCGTGCTCGTGCTGCCGGCGTTCGTCGTGCAGGGCTACCTCGTTCGGGTCCTCGACTCGTCGGCCAGGGGCGAGTCCGAGGCCCCGTCGTTCACCGACTGGGGCGGCCTCTTCGTGGACGGGCTGAAACTCACGGTCGTGGGCCTCGTCGTCGGCATCGTGATCGCAGTGCCGTTCGTCCTGGTCACCGCGCTGCTCACGGGCGGGCTAGTGGCGGTCGGCGACTCGGGCGGGAACGTCGCAGCGCTCGGAGTCGTCGTCGCGCTCGTCTACGTCCTCCTGAGCGTCCTCGCGCTCGTCGTCGCGTACTTCCTCCCGGCGATGTTCACGAACTTCGCGGTCGAGGGCCGACTCGGCGCCGCGTTCGACCTCTCGACGGTGACGTCCGTGGCGCTCACGACCGACTACCTCGTCGCGGTCCTCCTCGCGGTCGTCCTCGGGTCGGTCGTAAACGCCGTCGCCGCGCCGTTCGCGGTCCTCCTCGTCGGCATCCCGCTGCTGTTCTACGGGCAGGTCGTCACCTACTACCTGTTCGGGCGGGCGTACGCCGAGGGACGACGTGCGGCGGGACTGCCCGGCATCCGGGGCGGGGCCGCGGCGTCGTCACGTTCGGACCGCGTCTGA